In Piliocolobus tephrosceles isolate RC106 chromosome 12, ASM277652v3, whole genome shotgun sequence, one DNA window encodes the following:
- the LOC111536089 gene encoding kita-kyushu lung cancer antigen 1 homolog, with translation MNVYLLLASGILCALMIVFWKYRRFQRNTGEMSSNSTALALVRPSSTGLINSNRDNNLSVYDLSRDVLNNFPHSIAMQKRILVNLTMVEHKLVELEHILVSKGFRSASAHRKST, from the exons ATGAACGTCTATTTACTCCTAGCGAGCGGCATTCTGTGTGCCTTGATGATTGTCTTCTGGAAATATCGCCGCTTTCAG AGAAACACTGGTGAAATGTCATCAAATTCAACTGCTCTTGCACTAGTAAGACCCTCTTCTACTGGGTTAATTAACAGCAATAGAGACAACAATCTTTCAGTCTACGACCTCTCTCgggatgttttaaataatttcccaCACTCAATAGCCATGCAGAAGCGCATATTGGTAAACCTCACTATGGTGGAACACAAGCTGGTTGAACTGGAACATATTCTAGTCAGCAAGGGTTTCAGAAGTGCATCAGCTCACCGGAAATCCACCTAA